The region GCAGAATATAGAGATGTTAAGAAAAGATTCTTTGATGAGTTGCCTAAAAAGGCTTTTGCATTAACTAATCTGGACGATAAAAATGGAGCAGTGATGCTTCAAAATACCAAAGCTAGAAAATTAGGGTATGCCTTAAAAAGCTATACCGATTACAGGGCGCAGATTGTTGAAAATCAATTCGGTGGTTTGTTGTTGAAAATCAATGAGCATGAAGTATGGTCTAAGATGGTTGGACAGTTCAATGCCTACAATGTTTTAGCTATTTATGCTTGTGCGATAGAATTAGGATTGAAAGATATAGAAGTGCTTGAGGTGATTTCTCAGTTAGAGGGAGTCGCTGGAAGGTTTCAATATTTCACTACGGTAGAAAGTAGAATTACCGCTATAGTGGATTATGCGCATACTCCAGACGCACTTAAAAATGTGCTGGAAACGATCAATTCCATTCGTACTAAAAATGAAAAGGTGATTACAGTTATAGGTTGTGGCGGAGATCGCGATGTGACCAAAAGGCCTAAAATGGCTCATATAGCAGCAGCGCTGAGCGATCAAGTCATCTTCACTAGTGATAATCCGCGTACAGAAGATCCTCAGAAGATTCTTGATGATATGGAAGCCGGTGTACAACCACAAGACTTTAAAAAAACAATTACCATTTTAAATCGCAAGCAAGCTATAAAAGCCGCTGCAAAAATGGCAAACAAAAATGATATTATCCTTATTGCTGGTAAGGGTCATGAAACCTATCAAGAGATTCACGGTGTGCGGTCAGATTTTGATGATCGAGAATTAATCGCCGAGTTTCTTAACCAACTCAACAAATAAGATGCTATACTATTTATTCAAATATCTAGAAGAAGAATTTAATATGCCGGGCGCATCGCTTTTTGGGTTTATCACCTTTAGAGCGGCTATTGCATTTGTTCTTTCGCTAGCTTTTTCTACTATTTATGGTAAGCGCATCATTAACTTTTTACAAAAACAGCAGGTAGGGGAAACCGTACGCGACTTAGGTCTGGAAGGACAAGCGCAAAAAGCTGGCACGCCTACAATGGGCGGGATCATCATCATTTTGGCAACCTTGATTCCAGCATTTCTTTTATGTCAGATAGATAATATTTACGTAGTCATGTTGATCATCACCACGATCTGGATGGGATTGATAGGTTTTACGGACGATTATATCAAGATTTTCAAAAAAGATAAAGGTGGTTTAAAAGGTGTTTTCAAGGTGATAGGCCAGGTGGGGTTAGGCGCTATTATTGGTTCTATCATGTTTTTCCACGATGGGATAACGATTAAAGAAAAAATTGTACATACTACAAATAAACAAGAACTCGTATCTCAAAATATTCCAGTGGAATTTGGTGCTGCAGAAAAGTCTACTAAAACAACCATCCCTTTTGTAAAGGATAATGAGTTTGATTATGCAAGTTTGATTGATTGGATCGACCCTAGTCTTGCCAATTGGGCATGGTTGGTATTTATACCTATCGTAATTATCATCGTAACAGCTGTTTCAAACGGTGCAAACCTCACTGATGGAATTGATGGGCTCGCCGCAGGAACTAGTGTTATAGTAGTCATTACTCTAGCATTATTTGCATGGATTTCTGGGAATATTATTTTCTCCAATTATCTCAACGTGATGTACATACCTAACTCTGGGGAGATGGTGGTTTTTGTCACCGCATTTGCCGGGGCACTAGTTGGTTTTCTATGGTATAACACCTTTCCAGCCCAAGTTTTTATGGGGGATACAGGAAGTCTTACTATCGGAGGTATCATCGCCGTGCTGGCCATTGCGACTAGAAAGGAATTATTGATCCCTATTCTTTGCGGTATTTTCTTAATGGAAAACCTTTCTGTAGTGATGCAGGTAAGTTGGTTCAAATACACTAAAAATAAACATGGAGAAGGAAGAAGAATTTTTCTCATGTCTCCATTACACCATCATTATCAAAAACGAGGTATTCATGAAAGCAAGATCGTTGTACGGTTTTGGATCGTGGGAATATTGCTCGCCATTATCAGTATTGTAACCCTAAAAGTACGTTAATGAGTCTGTCGCATCCATATAATAGCAATCAACGTCTTGTCGTCCTCGGAGGAGGGATTAGTGGCATGGGCGCAGCTGTGTTAGGGGTTCAAGAAGGCTATGATGTTTTTTTAAGTGATGCAGGTGTTTTAGTTCCCGCTTTCGCGAAAGCCTTACAAGAACAAGCTATTTCCTATGAATCAGGAGGTCATACGATGGAGAAAATTCTCAATGCTTCCTTAGTAGTAAAAAGCCCAGGGATTCCAGATAACGCGCCATTGATTGTAGCGATTAAAGCCAAAGGGATTGAGGTGGTATCAGAAATTGAATTTGCCGCTCGTTTCACCGATGAATGCATTATCGCGATAACAGGCTCTAACGGAAAAACAACGGTAACTAGTTTAATGGATCACATCCTTAACGTGGCCCAACTCGATCACACCACCGGCGGAAACATTGGGGAGAGTTTTGCACAACAAGTGTCGGAAGGTAAATCGGCAAACAGATTGTTAGAAGTAAGCAGTTTTCAATTGGACGGCATCAATACGTTTAAACCGCATATAGCCATTATTTTAAATATCACTCCAGATCATTTGGATCGATACGATTACAAATTTGAGAATTACGTAGCCAGTAAAATGCGTATCGCGATGAATCAAGATGAGAACGATTACCTCATTTATAATGCAGACGATAAAGCCATTACCGACTCCATAAAACAATTAGATATAAAAGCACAGCTCATTCCTTTTTCTATGGAAAGGAAACTAGAAACAGGAGCTTATTTACATAACCATCAGATTCATATTAACACCCATAACTCATTATTTACTATGCCTATAGAGCAATTGTCAATTAAAGGAAAGCACAACACTGCAAACGCAATGGCTGCTTCTACCGCTTCAAAACTTCTACAAATAAGAAAGGAGACCATCAGACAAAGTCTTACTTCTTTTGAAGGAGTGGAACACCGTCTAGAAAATGTATTAAAAATTAATAAAGTTCAATACATCAACGATTCAAAAGCAACTAATGTAAACGCAACTTATTATGCGCTGGACAGCATGGAGCAACCTACCGTATGGATTGTCGGAGGTGTGGATAAAGGAAACGATTACTCTGATTTATACAGTCTGGTAAATCGAAAGGTTAAAGCTATAGTATGTCTCGGAGAGGATAATTCTAAGATCGTAGAGGCTTTTGGAAATTGTGTAGAGCAAATGGTAGAAACTAGTAACATGGAAGATGCCGTAAGAGTAGCGTATAAGCTCGCTCAAGCAGGTGATACGGTCTTGTTAAGTCCGGCATGTGCCAGTTTTGATCTTTTTAAGAACTATGAAGACCGTGGTCGCCAATTTAAAAACGCAGTAAGAGGATTGTAAATTGAAAATTAGAAGCTACATATCTGGAGATTCCTTTTTATGGGCGCTGGTAATTATTTTACTGGTGTTTTCCTTCCTTCCTGTGTACAGCGCAAGTGCAAATCTCGCCTATATAGGAACTGGAACTGGTAATACCACAAAGTATCTGGTAAAGCACTTTGGACATGTAGTTATAGGACTGGGAATTTTATATTCGGTACATAAGATCCCTTACCGATATTTTAGAGGCTTGAGCGTTTTACTGCTTCCGGTAGTAATTCTGTTGCTCATTTACACTGCAATGCAAGGTACAATTATGGGTGGTGCCAGTGCGAGCAGGTGGATGACTGTTCCTGTAATAGGAATGAAGTTTCAAACCAGCACTTTTGCCTTTGTGGTATTGATGGCATACGTGGCAAAATATCTAGCATCTATTAAAGATAAAGTGGTCACTTTTAAGCAGTCTGTTTTACCATTATGGGTGCCAGTAGGAATCATATTGGTGCTCATTGCACCTTTTAATTTATCCACAGCATTGCTCATTTTCACCATGATATTGATGACTTGTTTTGTGGGTGGTTACCCTATAAAATATTTACTAGGTATTATAGGAATTGGTTTTGTGGCGTTGAGTTTATTTATTCTTACAGCAAAGGCTTTTCCTGGAGTCTTCCCCAACCGCGTGGATACTTGGGTATCTCGTATTGCCACATTTGGAGGAGAAGGAGACGCAGATTCCAACTATCAAGTAGAACGAGCTAAAA is a window of Nonlabens sp. MB-3u-79 DNA encoding:
- a CDS encoding UDP-N-acetylmuramoyl-L-alanyl-D-glutamate--2,6-diaminopimelate ligase produces the protein MMILKDILYKVSLDVVIGTTNVQINDIQFDSRAIQKGGVFVALKGTVVDGHEYIEKAVSLGAKAIILEELPDYQEEQVTYIKVKNTHNALALIAANFHQNPSRDLKLVGVTGTNGKTTTTSLLYQLFKKSGFKTGLISTVEILIDEKVVSTKHTTPDPLTINRHLADMVAVGVDYCFMEVSSHGIAQERVAGLEFAGGIFTNLSHDHLDYHNSFAEYRDVKKRFFDELPKKAFALTNLDDKNGAVMLQNTKARKLGYALKSYTDYRAQIVENQFGGLLLKINEHEVWSKMVGQFNAYNVLAIYACAIELGLKDIEVLEVISQLEGVAGRFQYFTTVESRITAIVDYAHTPDALKNVLETINSIRTKNEKVITVIGCGGDRDVTKRPKMAHIAAALSDQVIFTSDNPRTEDPQKILDDMEAGVQPQDFKKTITILNRKQAIKAAAKMANKNDIILIAGKGHETYQEIHGVRSDFDDRELIAEFLNQLNK
- the mraY gene encoding phospho-N-acetylmuramoyl-pentapeptide-transferase, yielding MLYYLFKYLEEEFNMPGASLFGFITFRAAIAFVLSLAFSTIYGKRIINFLQKQQVGETVRDLGLEGQAQKAGTPTMGGIIIILATLIPAFLLCQIDNIYVVMLIITTIWMGLIGFTDDYIKIFKKDKGGLKGVFKVIGQVGLGAIIGSIMFFHDGITIKEKIVHTTNKQELVSQNIPVEFGAAEKSTKTTIPFVKDNEFDYASLIDWIDPSLANWAWLVFIPIVIIIVTAVSNGANLTDGIDGLAAGTSVIVVITLALFAWISGNIIFSNYLNVMYIPNSGEMVVFVTAFAGALVGFLWYNTFPAQVFMGDTGSLTIGGIIAVLAIATRKELLIPILCGIFLMENLSVVMQVSWFKYTKNKHGEGRRIFLMSPLHHHYQKRGIHESKIVVRFWIVGILLAIISIVTLKVR
- the murD gene encoding UDP-N-acetylmuramoyl-L-alanine--D-glutamate ligase; this encodes MSLSHPYNSNQRLVVLGGGISGMGAAVLGVQEGYDVFLSDAGVLVPAFAKALQEQAISYESGGHTMEKILNASLVVKSPGIPDNAPLIVAIKAKGIEVVSEIEFAARFTDECIIAITGSNGKTTVTSLMDHILNVAQLDHTTGGNIGESFAQQVSEGKSANRLLEVSSFQLDGINTFKPHIAIILNITPDHLDRYDYKFENYVASKMRIAMNQDENDYLIYNADDKAITDSIKQLDIKAQLIPFSMERKLETGAYLHNHQIHINTHNSLFTMPIEQLSIKGKHNTANAMAASTASKLLQIRKETIRQSLTSFEGVEHRLENVLKINKVQYINDSKATNVNATYYALDSMEQPTVWIVGGVDKGNDYSDLYSLVNRKVKAIVCLGEDNSKIVEAFGNCVEQMVETSNMEDAVRVAYKLAQAGDTVLLSPACASFDLFKNYEDRGRQFKNAVRGL
- a CDS encoding FtsW/RodA/SpoVE family cell cycle protein codes for the protein MKIRSYISGDSFLWALVIILLVFSFLPVYSASANLAYIGTGTGNTTKYLVKHFGHVVIGLGILYSVHKIPYRYFRGLSVLLLPVVILLLIYTAMQGTIMGGASASRWMTVPVIGMKFQTSTFAFVVLMAYVAKYLASIKDKVVTFKQSVLPLWVPVGIILVLIAPFNLSTALLIFTMILMTCFVGGYPIKYLLGIIGIGFVALSLFILTAKAFPGVFPNRVDTWVSRIATFGGEGDADSNYQVERAKTAIANGYIAGVGPGKSATKHVLPQSASDFIYAIILEEFGIIGGLFILALYLFFLFRLIIISTKASSIFGQLLVIGVGFPIVFQALTNMAVAVNLIPVTGQTLPLISSGGTSILMTCMAIGIVLSVSAKREETIAQEKVKEEEMNPLDVLSEAI